One genomic segment of Panicum virgatum strain AP13 chromosome 2N, P.virgatum_v5, whole genome shotgun sequence includes these proteins:
- the LOC120659144 gene encoding BTB and MATH domain-containing protein 43-like, with protein MSPLYAPLAAGAEDDNLIRTLLPEEVTVSSIVARAVGTGHHMLKVEGYSRLKHTRGDNGSPLLSGEFRAGGQTWKIRWYLDGAHKEDAGFVSLYLSLVDPGTSAAVHAEVKFELVDQWPLLPLWCRHRKRLQVSPFQPGKSWGFPRFIGAGALEGGGSRFLKGDCFAVRCKVTVVEEQGAMEEEVQAEDMERMGVVCLCKDG; from the coding sequence ATGTCCCCGTTGTACGCGCCCCTAGCTGCCGGTGCCGAGGACGACAACCTGATCCGCACGTTGCTCCCAGAGGAGGTGACCGTGTCCAGCATCGTCGCGAGAGCGGTCGGCACCGGGCACCACATGCTCAAGGTGGAGGGCTACTCGCGGCTCAAGCACACGCGCGGCGACAACGGCAGCCCCCTCCTGTCCGGTGAGTTCAGGGCCGGCGGCCAGACCTGGAAGATCCGCTGGTACCTGGACGGGGCGCACAAGGAGGACGCCGGCTTCGTCTCGCTGTACCTGTCCCTCGTCGACCCCGGGACGAGCGCCGCCGTCCATGCCGAGGTCAAGTTCGAGCTGGTCGACCAATGGCCGCTGCTGCCGCTCTGGTGCCGGCACCGGAAGCGCTTGCAGGTTTCCCCCTTCCAGCCGGGCAAGTCCTGGGGCTTCCCCAGGTTCATCGGCGCCGGTGCCCTCGAAGGCGGCGGCTCCAGGTTCCTGAAGGGCGACTGCTTCGCCGTCCGGTGCAAGGTCACCGTCGTCGAGGAGCAGggcgccatggaggaggaggtgcaggcggAGGACATGGAGAGGATGGGTGTGGTGTGCCTGTGCAAGGACGGCTAG